One window from the genome of Acaryochloris thomasi RCC1774 encodes:
- a CDS encoding Rid family detoxifying hydrolase produces the protein MSHSIIHTDHAPAPVGPYNQAVQAAGMIFVSGQIALDPVNGTIVGTGVSQQTEQVMKNLAAVLAAAGVGWPQVVKTTVFLADMNDFSTVNQIYAQYFDEATAPARACVEVARLPKDVLVEIDCVAVAH, from the coding sequence ATGTCTCACTCTATTATCCATACCGATCATGCTCCGGCTCCCGTGGGGCCTTACAATCAGGCTGTTCAAGCTGCTGGGATGATCTTTGTCTCTGGGCAAATTGCGCTTGATCCCGTCAATGGGACGATCGTGGGGACAGGCGTGAGCCAACAAACTGAGCAAGTGATGAAGAACCTGGCGGCAGTGCTAGCAGCAGCAGGTGTGGGTTGGCCGCAGGTGGTGAAGACAACGGTTTTTCTGGCCGATATGAATGATTTCTCGACGGTCAATCAGATTTATGCACAGTACTTTGATGAGGCAACTGCCCCTGCCCGAGCCTGTGTTGAGGTGGCTCGGCTCCCGAAGGATGTGTTGGTGGAAATTGACTGTGTTGCGGTGGCCCATTAG